The following are from one region of the Sulfurimonas crateris genome:
- a CDS encoding UDP-N-acetylmuramate dehydrogenase, with amino-acid sequence MKSQTIDFAKFSSIKIGATLDVMLLEDCSKNYKDSYIIGSCNNILMGKEPPPLLKLSKKYDYIKIENDTLKIGAATPSGKIASFCKKHDIANFEFLSHLPGTLGGLVYMNAGLKEYEIFNNLISVKTCDKEFKKDEIKHGYRFTNIGSPILEATFLLEHGYDRERLLMFKSMRDNQPSIPSAGSCFKNPVGDYAGRLIEAVGLKGYRVGGMEFSLEHANFLVNMQNGTFDEAIYLIQEAQKRVYKEFNIWLECEIAVLDVRYMGENSPLLNPNRI; translated from the coding sequence ATGAAGAGCCAAACAATAGACTTCGCTAAATTCTCCTCCATTAAGATAGGCGCAACTCTAGATGTTATGCTGCTCGAAGATTGCAGCAAAAACTACAAAGACTCTTATATCATCGGATCGTGTAACAATATTTTGATGGGAAAAGAGCCGCCCCCTCTTTTAAAATTAAGCAAAAAATATGACTATATCAAGATAGAGAACGACACTCTTAAGATCGGAGCTGCTACACCCTCCGGAAAAATTGCCTCTTTTTGCAAAAAGCATGATATTGCTAACTTTGAGTTTCTCTCTCATCTTCCCGGAACTCTAGGCGGTTTGGTATATATGAATGCAGGGCTCAAAGAGTATGAGATATTCAATAATCTCATCTCTGTAAAAACATGCGATAAAGAGTTTAAAAAAGATGAGATAAAGCATGGATACAGGTTCACGAACATAGGGTCCCCGATCTTAGAAGCGACATTTTTACTGGAGCACGGGTACGACAGAGAGAGGCTCTTGATGTTTAAGAGTATGCGCGACAACCAGCCCTCAATCCCAAGTGCGGGAAGCTGTTTTAAAAACCCCGTTGGTGATTATGCAGGCAGGCTTATAGAAGCCGTAGGGCTCAAAGGCTACAGAGTCGGCGGCATGGAGTTTAGCTTAGAGCATGCAAACTTCTTGGTAAATATGCAAAACGGGACTTTTGATGAAGCTATATACTTGATACAAGAGGCTCAAAAAAGAGTCTACAAAGAGTTTAATATTTGGCTTGAGTGCGAGATCGCGGTTTTAGATGTAAGGTATATGGGGGAGAACTCACCTCTTCTAAATCCTAATAGGATTTAG
- the fliQ gene encoding flagellar biosynthesis protein FliQ, giving the protein MEAKLVSLGIETFKIALLLALPGLLVGMFIGLAVSIFQATTQINEMTLSFIPKIIGVVIVVILTMPWMLNAMTDFSLNIFNMIPDFIE; this is encoded by the coding sequence ATGGAAGCAAAACTAGTATCGCTTGGAATCGAGACCTTTAAAATAGCACTCCTTCTTGCACTTCCGGGTCTTTTAGTGGGTATGTTTATAGGTCTTGCCGTAAGTATATTTCAGGCTACTACACAGATCAATGAGATGACACTGAGCTTTATTCCAAAGATCATAGGCGTTGTTATTGTCGTCATTTTAACTATGCCTTGGATGCTAAATGCGATGACCGACTTCTCTTTGAACATCTTTAATATGATCCCAGATTTTATAGAGTAA
- a CDS encoding menaquinone biosynthesis family protein yields MKKTLIAHSPDADDVFMYYAIKFGWVDMDGVKFENIAEDIQTLNEKALNGVYEIVAISFGLYPHIREDYALLRTAVSFGEGYGPKVIKKRGVKLKRNFKVALSGEHTTNAMLFRIAYPDARVTYMNFLEIEQAVLDEKVDAGVLIHESILTYNDELEVEREMWDIWQELAGDELPLPLGGMAISRSIPLNRAIEYEATLTKAVHVARDNKYKLSEMLLERDLVRIDAPTLDKYLELYANDNSIALSELQYRAINKLFEIGYKHGFYDTEVKAQDFMIPTEYKDLRNS; encoded by the coding sequence TTGAAAAAAACTCTTATTGCACACTCCCCTGACGCTGACGACGTATTTATGTACTATGCTATTAAATTCGGCTGGGTAGATATGGATGGTGTAAAGTTTGAGAATATTGCCGAAGATATTCAGACCCTAAACGAAAAAGCTCTAAACGGTGTTTACGAGATAGTCGCTATAAGCTTTGGGCTATACCCCCATATTAGAGAAGACTACGCTCTTCTAAGAACTGCCGTGAGCTTTGGAGAGGGGTACGGACCGAAGGTCATAAAAAAAAGAGGCGTTAAGCTCAAACGTAACTTTAAAGTGGCACTTAGCGGAGAACACACGACAAACGCTATGCTTTTTCGCATAGCCTATCCCGATGCAAGAGTGACTTATATGAACTTTTTGGAGATCGAGCAGGCTGTTCTTGATGAGAAAGTGGATGCGGGTGTGCTGATCCATGAGAGTATTTTGACCTACAACGACGAGCTTGAAGTTGAGAGAGAGATGTGGGATATCTGGCAAGAGCTCGCAGGAGATGAGCTTCCCCTGCCTCTTGGCGGAATGGCAATCAGTCGCTCAATCCCGCTTAACAGAGCCATAGAGTATGAAGCAACTTTAACAAAAGCGGTACATGTAGCGCGCGATAACAAATATAAGCTCTCTGAGATGCTTCTAGAGAGAGATCTTGTACGCATAGATGCTCCGACTTTAGATAAATATCTTGAACTTTATGCAAACGACAACTCTATTGCACTTAGCGAACTGCAATACAGAGCGATCAACAAACTTTTTGAGATCGGCTACAAGCACGGTTTCTACGACACAGAGGTAAAAGCCCAAGATTTTATGATACCGACAGAGTACAAAGACTTAAGAAACTCATAA
- the recA gene encoding recombinase RecA — protein MDANKQKSLDLAMKQIDKAFGKGALMRLGDKEIMPIESISTGSLGLDLALGIGGVPQGRVVEIYGPESSGKTTLALQITAECQKKGGVCAFIDAEHALDVGYAKNLGVDVDNLLVSQPDYGEQALDIVETIARSGAIDLIVIDSVAALTPKSEIEGEMSDQNVGVQARLMSKALRKLTGILHKMNCTVIFINQIRMKIGMMGYGSPETTTGGNALKFYASVRIDVRRIASLKQGESQIGNRVKAKVIKNKVAPPFRQAEFDIMFGEGISKEGELVDYGVKLDIIDKSGAWFSYGETKLGQGRENVKAKFIEDPELAREVEEKIKTAMGINSLMAMDALEIEDTDL, from the coding sequence ATGGACGCAAATAAACAAAAATCATTAGACTTAGCTATGAAACAGATTGATAAGGCATTCGGCAAGGGTGCGCTTATGAGACTAGGCGATAAAGAGATAATGCCGATTGAGTCGATTAGTACAGGCTCTCTGGGACTTGACCTTGCACTCGGTATTGGCGGTGTTCCACAGGGAAGAGTTGTCGAGATATATGGACCTGAGAGTTCAGGTAAAACGACGCTGGCACTTCAAATAACGGCAGAGTGCCAGAAAAAAGGCGGAGTATGTGCATTTATTGACGCAGAACACGCACTTGATGTCGGGTATGCTAAAAATCTTGGTGTCGATGTGGACAATCTTCTTGTCTCTCAACCCGATTACGGTGAGCAAGCCTTGGATATTGTTGAAACCATTGCTAGAAGCGGTGCGATAGATCTGATAGTTATCGACTCGGTCGCGGCTCTTACTCCAAAGTCTGAGATCGAGGGTGAGATGTCAGATCAAAATGTCGGTGTTCAGGCACGTCTTATGTCAAAAGCACTTAGAAAGCTGACGGGTATTTTACATAAGATGAACTGTACAGTTATATTTATTAATCAGATCCGTATGAAAATAGGTATGATGGGATATGGCTCTCCAGAGACGACAACAGGCGGAAATGCGCTTAAGTTCTACGCGTCTGTAAGAATAGACGTAAGACGTATAGCATCTCTAAAGCAGGGTGAGAGCCAGATAGGAAATCGTGTTAAAGCCAAGGTTATAAAAAACAAAGTAGCACCTCCGTTTCGTCAGGCAGAGTTTGATATAATGTTCGGCGAAGGAATCTCTAAAGAGGGCGAGCTTGTCGATTACGGCGTAAAGCTCGATATAATCGATAAAAGCGGCGCTTGGTTCTCTTACGGAGAGACAAAACTGGGTCAGGGACGTGAAAATGTCAAAGCCAAGTTTATAGAAGACCCTGAATTGGCTCGTGAAGTCGAAGAGAAGATAAAAACAGCCATGGGGATAAACTCTCTGATGGCGATGGATGCTCTAGAGATAGAAGACACTGACCTCTAG
- the eno gene encoding phosphopyruvate hydratase — protein MFIDNISAIEVMDSRGNPTVKATVELSDGTKASAIVPSGASTGKREALELRDGGSRYMGKGVLKAVENVNSQIADVLIGLSPFNQAIIDATMKELDGTQNYGNLGANAVLGVSMAVARAAAKSLGVPLYRYLGGANAMVMPTPMLNIINGGSHADNSVDFQEYMIMPVGFEDFATSLQASAEVYHNLKAILKSKKHNTALGDEGGFAPDLSSNEEPIQIIMEAIEKAGYKAGEQMAIALDVAASELVAEGGYRLDSENRTVTSEELVDYYVDLCSKYPIVSIEDGLSEDDWDGWKILTEKLGDKVQLVGDDLFVTNANILNEGIQKGIANSILIKPNQIGSVSETMLTVRLAQRNGYKCVMSHRSGESEDAFIADFAVALNCGEIKTGSTARGERTAKYNRLLEIENEVAYGEYLGSQLFK, from the coding sequence ATGTTTATAGATAATATTAGTGCAATAGAGGTGATGGACTCACGCGGAAATCCTACGGTAAAAGCAACAGTAGAGCTTAGTGACGGCACAAAAGCGAGTGCGATCGTGCCTTCAGGTGCAAGTACGGGTAAGCGTGAGGCATTAGAGCTTCGTGATGGCGGCAGCAGATATATGGGCAAAGGCGTTTTAAAGGCTGTTGAGAATGTCAACAGCCAGATAGCGGATGTTCTTATTGGACTTTCTCCGTTTAATCAGGCAATAATCGATGCTACAATGAAAGAGCTTGATGGAACCCAGAACTATGGCAATCTAGGTGCTAATGCGGTTCTTGGTGTCTCTATGGCTGTGGCACGCGCTGCTGCAAAAAGCTTAGGCGTTCCACTTTATCGTTATCTTGGCGGAGCTAACGCTATGGTTATGCCTACTCCGATGCTAAATATTATCAATGGCGGCTCACACGCAGACAACTCTGTAGATTTTCAAGAGTATATGATCATGCCTGTCGGTTTTGAAGATTTTGCAACTTCACTTCAAGCCAGCGCAGAGGTCTATCACAATCTAAAAGCTATTTTAAAATCTAAAAAACACAATACGGCTCTTGGAGACGAGGGTGGTTTTGCTCCTGATCTAAGCTCAAATGAAGAGCCTATTCAGATCATTATGGAAGCGATAGAAAAAGCAGGATACAAAGCGGGAGAGCAGATGGCGATCGCTCTTGATGTTGCAGCGAGCGAACTTGTTGCAGAGGGCGGTTATAGACTAGATAGTGAAAACAGAACAGTCACCTCTGAAGAGCTTGTTGATTACTATGTTGACCTGTGTTCAAAATATCCGATCGTATCAATTGAAGACGGTCTAAGCGAAGATGATTGGGACGGCTGGAAAATATTGACTGAGAAATTGGGCGATAAAGTACAACTTGTCGGCGATGATCTGTTTGTGACAAACGCTAACATTCTAAATGAGGGAATCCAAAAGGGTATCGCAAACTCTATTCTTATTAAACCAAATCAGATCGGCTCGGTCAGTGAGACTATGCTTACGGTTCGTCTTGCTCAAAGAAACGGTTACAAGTGTGTTATGAGTCACCGTTCTGGTGAGAGCGAAGATGCTTTCATTGCAGATTTTGCCGTTGCACTAAACTGCGGTGAGATAAAAACAGGATCTACTGCGCGTGGTGAGAGAACTGCTAAATATAACCGTCTTTTAGAGATAGAGAATGAAGTGGCTTACGGCGAGTATTTAGGTTCACAACTTTTTAAATAA
- a CDS encoding AMIN domain-containing protein → MIRVLLISSLIFLSLGARENPFFPSDGERDILITSNEESDTQPLKRAAITLPSQARVLQKVTIEFKNLDGSVESKSIELSNKVDWHIPIFITQSYAQQENSTQLQAVQQVQKSVPKKESYKNIASIEYLSLLSYQKSLKLVTKDRALRNFMLVNPHRLVIDFKRDSNMKSYVKKIPNSIFKEVRIGNHDGYYRAVIELDGLYRYGFKKIAEGYLIELK, encoded by the coding sequence TTGATTAGAGTTCTGCTTATATCTTCTTTGATCTTTTTGTCTCTTGGGGCTAGAGAAAATCCTTTCTTTCCCTCTGATGGTGAGAGAGATATACTAATAACTTCAAATGAAGAGAGTGATACACAGCCTCTTAAAAGAGCCGCTATAACTCTTCCATCTCAAGCAAGAGTACTTCAAAAAGTAACCATAGAGTTCAAAAATCTTGACGGCTCAGTAGAGAGTAAAAGTATAGAACTGAGTAATAAGGTTGACTGGCATATTCCTATTTTTATTACTCAGAGCTATGCCCAGCAAGAAAATTCAACTCAGCTACAGGCAGTGCAGCAGGTTCAAAAAAGTGTTCCAAAAAAAGAGAGTTATAAAAATATAGCCTCTATAGAATATCTCTCACTTCTCTCATATCAAAAGAGTTTAAAACTAGTAACTAAAGATAGAGCACTCAGAAACTTTATGCTTGTAAATCCGCATAGATTGGTTATTGATTTTAAAAGAGATAGCAATATGAAAAGTTATGTTAAAAAAATCCCCAACTCTATATTTAAAGAGGTTAGGATAGGAAATCATGACGGTTACTACAGAGCAGTTATAGAGTTGGACGGACTTTATAGATACGGCTTTAAAAAGATTGCTGAGGGGTATCTTATAGAGTTAAAATAA
- a CDS encoding DUF4105 domain-containing protein: MNDGVSEIDDERFFLSSDGKTSAQDELDATIDALLNETTFDDNATACRFPARKAWLKEQLSIEEFPEVKCEKYDSIVKRLKPKSVTLVFPSAHINSPASMFGHTFLRINSAYNSKLLSYAVNYAADANPDEENAVLFAIKGLFGGYFGRYSLLPYYDKLKEYRDSEQRDIWEYDLDFSEDETRRMIEHIWELNETHSYYYFFTENCSYNMLWFMEVARPTLHLREYFNYQVIPLETAHASKLEKIIEDKFFRPSKRTTLLKYEELIEKENIHLPLELVDSTISIDEVLRSGDIQKQQKMYILEASIELLEYKFSKSKIEKERYLELFHEFSKARASLGQGDKLDIKTPPNPIDSHRAIRASIGGGSRDGDSIGFLGIRPAYHDLEDSNYGFLRGTQIEFLNLELSYRDSDLEVEDATILSIVSLAQRSHFFDNLSWRTKFGWDRNSLDSSANFMGTVGVGLSWGNKLGYTYIMADPLFYLDGDSKSAIGGSIGMVLDKYSSMSSNIEAIRRWYDNGEEQNILSISQSFRVSQNTQLKFKYDYKERGKREMNNKEDNLRVYLNFYF; the protein is encoded by the coding sequence ATGAACGATGGTGTAAGTGAGATAGACGATGAGCGATTCTTTTTATCATCAGATGGTAAAACAAGTGCGCAAGATGAGCTTGATGCTACTATTGATGCATTATTAAACGAAACAACTTTTGATGACAACGCAACCGCATGCCGCTTTCCGGCAAGAAAAGCTTGGCTCAAGGAGCAGCTCTCAATTGAAGAGTTTCCTGAAGTAAAATGCGAAAAATATGACTCTATTGTTAAAAGACTTAAGCCAAAATCTGTAACTCTGGTTTTTCCATCAGCCCACATAAACTCTCCTGCCTCCATGTTTGGGCACACTTTTTTACGCATCAACTCTGCATACAACTCCAAACTTCTATCTTATGCCGTAAATTATGCCGCAGATGCAAATCCTGATGAAGAAAATGCGGTGCTTTTTGCGATCAAAGGGCTATTTGGAGGATACTTTGGAAGATACTCGCTGCTTCCATACTATGACAAACTAAAAGAGTATAGAGACAGTGAGCAGAGGGATATCTGGGAGTATGATCTTGATTTTAGCGAAGATGAGACGCGAAGAATGATAGAGCATATCTGGGAGCTTAACGAAACACACTCTTACTACTACTTCTTTACGGAAAACTGCTCATACAATATGCTCTGGTTCATGGAGGTCGCTAGACCAACCCTGCATCTTAGAGAGTACTTTAACTATCAGGTTATCCCTCTTGAGACTGCACATGCCTCAAAACTCGAAAAGATTATAGAAGATAAATTTTTCAGACCTTCAAAAAGAACCACTCTTTTAAAATATGAGGAACTTATAGAGAAAGAAAATATTCATCTTCCTCTTGAGCTTGTCGATTCTACTATCTCGATCGATGAAGTTTTGAGAAGCGGTGATATCCAAAAACAGCAAAAAATGTATATTTTAGAGGCTTCTATAGAGCTGCTTGAGTATAAATTCAGCAAAAGTAAAATAGAAAAGGAGAGGTACCTAGAGCTCTTTCATGAATTCTCAAAAGCTAGAGCTTCTCTTGGGCAGGGAGATAAGCTTGATATAAAAACTCCACCAAACCCAATAGATAGCCACCGCGCAATAAGAGCATCCATTGGCGGTGGTTCAAGAGATGGCGACTCTATAGGTTTTTTGGGTATTCGCCCTGCATATCATGACTTAGAGGACAGCAACTACGGCTTTTTAAGAGGGACACAGATAGAGTTTTTAAATCTTGAACTCTCTTATAGGGACAGTGACTTAGAGGTTGAAGATGCAACTATTCTATCCATCGTCTCTCTTGCACAAAGATCTCACTTTTTTGACAATCTCTCTTGGAGAACAAAGTTTGGATGGGACAGAAACTCACTTGACTCAAGCGCTAATTTCATGGGAACCGTAGGTGTGGGGCTAAGCTGGGGTAATAAGCTTGGATATACTTATATAATGGCTGATCCGCTCTTTTATCTGGATGGAGACTCTAAATCTGCGATAGGCGGCTCTATAGGTATGGTGCTTGACAAATACAGCTCTATGAGCAGTAATATTGAGGCTATTAGAAGATGGTATGACAACGGGGAGGAGCAGAACATTCTATCTATCTCACAAAGCTTTAGAGTTTCGCAAAACACTCAACTAAAGTTTAAATATGACTATAAAGAGAGAGGCAAGAGAGAGATGAATAACAAAGAGGATAATTTAAGAGTCTATCTAAATTTCTACTTTTAA
- a CDS encoding DUF3015 family protein produces the protein MKKILVSLAAIVALSSSAMAGVNSQTGCGLGSMIIKDDSTAVLLALQATTNGTSGNQTFGITSGTLGCQKTQFVMNEQAEEFVASNMDQLAKEIAIGHGESIDTLAELLEVSDKATFSASLQENYNKIYTSQDVKMADVLDNISTTTL, from the coding sequence ATGAAAAAAATTCTAGTTAGCCTTGCTGCAATTGTAGCACTAAGTTCATCTGCAATGGCAGGCGTAAATTCTCAAACTGGTTGTGGTCTTGGTTCTATGATTATCAAAGATGATTCTACTGCTGTACTGTTAGCTCTTCAAGCTACAACAAACGGTACTTCGGGTAACCAAACGTTCGGTATCACTTCAGGAACTTTAGGTTGTCAAAAAACTCAATTCGTTATGAATGAGCAAGCTGAAGAGTTTGTTGCTTCAAATATGGATCAACTTGCTAAAGAGATCGCGATCGGTCACGGCGAGAGCATTGACACTTTGGCAGAGCTTTTAGAAGTATCTGACAAAGCTACTTTCTCTGCATCTCTTCAAGAGAACTACAACAAGATATACACTAGCCAAGATGTAAAAATGGCTGATGTACTTGACAATATCTCTACAACAACTCTATAA
- a CDS encoding DUF3313 family protein produces the protein MKLSTIFALALSAFAILTSGCASKNVAAKNSGFFSDYSQLQSSDALSAAKSYKEYDVSKYKTVLISPVQAIEALPKLEQSDSQRELYKKISEYVSEGYKREIQKDSSLKLVDTKESGSLILESAISAVEVHFDDKNWNQFSPIAMDITVTSFNSYLDGNVRILGEKRIVDATTGETLLESMEIIKDEKIILKGETLKFENIKPALDKWIELAVKNLHN, from the coding sequence TTGAAACTATCAACAATATTTGCCCTAGCGTTAAGCGCTTTTGCCATTTTAACAAGCGGTTGCGCATCTAAAAATGTGGCTGCTAAAAACAGCGGCTTTTTCAGTGACTACTCACAGCTGCAGAGCAGTGACGCTCTTAGTGCAGCAAAGAGTTATAAAGAGTATGATGTCTCTAAGTACAAAACTGTTTTGATATCTCCTGTTCAAGCTATAGAGGCACTCCCAAAATTAGAGCAGAGTGATTCCCAAAGAGAACTGTATAAGAAGATATCTGAATATGTAAGTGAGGGATATAAGAGAGAGATACAAAAAGACAGCAGCTTGAAGCTTGTTGATACAAAAGAGTCAGGTAGTTTGATTTTGGAGTCGGCAATATCTGCAGTTGAAGTTCACTTTGATGATAAGAATTGGAATCAGTTCTCACCTATTGCAATGGATATAACTGTGACATCATTCAACTCTTATTTAGATGGAAATGTGAGAATTTTGGGCGAGAAGCGCATAGTTGATGCAACAACAGGCGAGACACTGCTAGAGAGCATGGAGATAATCAAAGATGAAAAAATCATCTTAAAGGGCGAGACTCTGAAGTTTGAAAACATTAAACCTGCTCTTGATAAGTGGATAGAGCTTGCAGTAAAAAATCTTCATAACTAG
- a CDS encoding metallophosphoesterase: MSLQVGWKYFPFDEIAIKSTTFCNSLDGLRIIQLSDLHLSKGVEVAYLKNLVKKINALGPDIVLFSGDILQTSALNVKEQLETFKDIKASAYYVTGNHDIVYGPKKLESIMQSAGVLCLDNKIAEIAIKGSVLQLVGLSDRYGFVRGIKRPIKELFSGLDPNLSTILLTHQPKDVAHIEDFRIDLQLSGHTHGGQIYPFNFVVKYFQPYISGLYRHKNTLLYVCRGLGYWGVRVRYRVPPEIPVFTIN, from the coding sequence GTGTCTCTTCAGGTAGGATGGAAATATTTTCCATTTGATGAGATCGCAATAAAGAGCACTACATTCTGCAACTCTCTAGACGGTCTTCGCATTATACAGCTCTCAGATCTGCATCTTAGCAAAGGCGTAGAGGTCGCCTACCTTAAAAATCTTGTTAAAAAAATAAACGCTTTGGGTCCCGACATCGTCCTCTTTAGCGGAGATATACTTCAGACATCCGCATTAAATGTAAAAGAGCAGTTAGAGACTTTTAAAGATATTAAAGCATCCGCATATTATGTGACGGGTAATCATGATATTGTTTACGGTCCAAAAAAACTGGAGTCGATTATGCAGAGTGCAGGAGTGCTTTGTCTGGATAACAAGATAGCAGAGATAGCTATAAAAGGCTCTGTTTTGCAGTTAGTGGGGCTTAGTGACAGATACGGTTTTGTAAGAGGAATAAAGAGACCTATAAAAGAGCTCTTTAGCGGGCTAGATCCAAACCTCTCTACCATACTGCTTACTCATCAGCCAAAAGATGTGGCGCATATAGAAGATTTTCGCATAGATCTGCAGCTTAGCGGGCATACTCACGGCGGACAGATATATCCTTTTAATTTTGTAGTTAAATATTTTCAGCCATATATCTCAGGGCTTTACAGACACAAAAACACCCTTTTATATGTATGCAGAGGACTTGGGTACTGGGGTGTCAGGGTAAGATATAGAGTTCCACCCGAAATACCTGTTTTTACCATCAATTAA
- a CDS encoding ABC transporter permease, which translates to MISLKALSKNPFKSLLIFSSITIAVMAIFLISSVSQGVIGMYSKMIKTDGDIIITQKGISDTFFSNVDIGIMKKIDELEYVTSSYAMIVGASPIGHIPIAGIYGTTDNHFSHYKLKSGTYPKEGEVILGENLAKQFVTKEINIGNKSFEISGVYSSEIGFEEGGVVMNISDAGKLFNRSASFILVSSSSPNEIDNIVEKISELSSEVEVKTTQNFVKEYNQFKIIENSSLVISTLAFAMGLMGIASVMSMIVNSRKEEFGIMRALGKSRLFIIKNLFFETLMMSVSAYLFALILSLGILEMLPHIEMLQGYVNGTLSLSTALYVFASTIFMALFGSLIPAWIASKTDPILLINQGCA; encoded by the coding sequence GTGATCTCACTAAAAGCACTCAGCAAAAATCCATTTAAAAGCCTTCTTATATTCTCATCCATTACCATCGCGGTAATGGCTATTTTTCTAATCAGCTCAGTCTCTCAGGGCGTGATCGGAATGTACTCGAAGATGATAAAAACGGACGGCGATATCATCATCACACAAAAAGGGATCTCGGACACTTTTTTCTCCAACGTAGATATTGGGATCATGAAAAAGATAGATGAGTTGGAGTATGTCACATCAAGTTATGCAATGATCGTCGGAGCTTCTCCTATAGGTCATATTCCCATTGCCGGTATTTACGGCACTACGGACAACCATTTTTCACACTATAAGCTAAAGAGCGGAACTTATCCAAAAGAGGGTGAAGTTATACTTGGCGAAAATCTTGCAAAGCAGTTTGTGACAAAAGAGATAAACATAGGAAACAAAAGCTTTGAAATATCTGGTGTTTACAGCAGTGAGATAGGTTTTGAAGAGGGCGGCGTAGTTATGAATATAAGCGATGCGGGCAAGCTTTTTAACCGCTCGGCATCTTTCATTTTGGTCTCATCTTCATCACCTAATGAGATAGATAACATTGTTGAAAAAATATCTGAGTTAAGCAGTGAGGTTGAGGTAAAGACTACGCAAAATTTCGTAAAAGAGTATAACCAGTTTAAAATTATCGAGAACTCATCTCTTGTTATCTCAACGCTCGCTTTTGCTATGGGTCTTATGGGGATCGCCTCTGTTATGAGCATGATCGTAAACTCTCGCAAAGAGGAGTTCGGGATTATGCGCGCTCTGGGCAAGAGCCGTCTTTTTATTATTAAAAATCTATTTTTTGAAACACTTATGATGAGCGTCTCGGCTTATCTTTTTGCACTCATCTTGAGTCTTGGTATCTTAGAGATGCTGCCGCACATTGAGATGCTTCAGGGTTATGTAAACGGTACTCTTTCGCTCTCAACAGCTCTGTATGTTTTTGCTTCAACAATTTTTATGGCTCTTTTTGGCTCGCTGATACCGGCGTGGATCGCCTCTAAAACAGACCCGATACTTCTGATAAATCAAGGATGTGCATGA
- a CDS encoding ABC transporter ATP-binding protein encodes MIKASNISHFYGAEQVLFDLSFEIKSGEFLFLSGESGSGKSTLLSILSTLLKPSNGKLLIDGEGVGTIKNIDYFRQSKIGFVFQFHYLINYLSVYENIALAALEDKKQNINKILGELGILELSERYPNEISGGQRQRVALARALVNEPKIIFADEPTGSLDSKNSQIVYGLLAEAVKSGTTVVVASHDMQIENYATHTIRLKDGQIL; translated from the coding sequence ATGATAAAAGCATCTAATATCTCTCACTTTTACGGCGCGGAGCAGGTTCTATTCGATCTCTCTTTTGAGATCAAAAGCGGCGAATTTCTATTTTTAAGCGGAGAGAGCGGGAGCGGAAAGTCGACTCTCCTCTCTATTCTCTCAACTCTGCTGAAACCATCAAACGGCAAGCTTCTTATAGACGGCGAGGGAGTTGGGACAATAAAAAATATAGACTATTTTCGCCAAAGCAAGATAGGTTTTGTTTTTCAGTTTCACTATCTCATAAACTATCTAAGCGTCTATGAGAATATAGCCCTTGCCGCACTTGAAGATAAAAAACAAAATATCAACAAAATACTTGGCGAGCTCGGTATCTTAGAACTCTCAGAGCGCTATCCAAACGAGATATCGGGCGGACAGAGACAACGCGTGGCACTTGCCCGCGCACTTGTAAACGAGCCGAAAATTATATTTGCCGATGAGCCCACCGGAAGTCTGGACTCAAAAAATTCTCAAATTGTTTACGGTCTTTTGGCTGAGGCAGTAAAGAGCGGCACTACCGTAGTGGTCGCATCCCACGATATGCAGATAGAGAACTACGCAACTCACACGATCAGGTTAAAAGATGGACAGATTTTATAA